Below is a genomic region from Candidatus Binataceae bacterium.
GATAACCTGCGGCGAGATTTGCGGGTTCATTTTAAGGGTTGAGAGAAAGTCGCCGGGAGCCAGCGACATGACCAGGAACGACAGGAGTGTGATCCCCACCAGCAACGGGATCATGTTGATCAGTCTGCGTACGAGGAATCGTCCCATCCGGATAGCGCCTGTGCTATTTGACTTTGAACTGGATCCACTCTGGTCGGTAGAGCTCGCCCCAGACGGTCGGATAGTAGTTCTCCACTGAATTCTTCCATGCCGCGTATTGGGTCACGCGTACCGTTTGTATCACCGCAAGCTGGTCATGAAGAATTTCCTGTACCCGCCAGTAGTAGGGGGCACGTTTTGCAGGATCCATCACCGATGCGCCCTTGAGCATCATCTCATCGATTTCCGCTTCCCAGGGGGTCGCAGGCTTGGACTGATTGGGATCCCAGATGTGTAGATTGCCAGAAGAGAGATAGAAGTTCGCACCGTCATTCGGATCGATCGAACTGGTGAATCCCATCAGCATGCAGTCCCAGTCGAAGGAGGTATCGAGTTTTTCGACGAGCGTATTGAAGTCCAGGGGGCGGTAGTTGACTTTGATGCCGAGACTTTCAAGGTCCTGTTTGTAAATGACGCACATCTGGTTGGATTCGGGACTACCTGTCGGAGACGTCATGGTGAATTCCAAGCGGTTACCCTTGGAATCGACACGCACCCAGGGGGCAATGAGATGGTACCCTCCCGCTTCGAGCAATCGCGCGGACTCAGCAAGATCGTAATCGTAATCCTTCAAATTCGGATTGTGATAAATGGTGTTGGCCGGCGGGATGTCTGAAATCGCCGGGGTCGCAAGGCCGTGAAAACAGAGATCGATGATACCCTGCTTATCGAGAGCGTGCGCCATCGCACGCAGGAAATTCAGGTCTGTGAACCAGGCGAGCTTGGGGCTGGCGACGCCGTTCTTCACGAAGAATCGCGGGTTGCGATTGAAACAGAAGAAAAGCGATCCTGTGTCGGGGCCTATCTCGCTGAGAGTTATCTTGAGCTTTGCGGCCTGTTGCTTGAGATCGACTACTTCTCTTGGAGGCGGTGCGTAGACATCCACCTGTCCCACGAGAAATCGCAGATAGGCTGCGTTTCGATCCGGTATGACGAGCCGCGTGCGACCTCGTAGCCGCGGAAGGCGCCCCGATAGCTCATCGGCCATCCAGAAATCGGGGTTGCGTTCGAACTGCACGACCTGGCCTGGAACGTAACGCGTTATCCGGAAGGGTCCGTTACCAATGATCATGCGGGGTGGGGTGTCGATACCCCACGTGTGGTTGAATTTTCCAGCATCGTAGGCGGGCTTCAGAACATGTTCGGGAATTATCGGAATTCCCAGCGCATACAGAAGAGGTGCAAACGGATGGGGCAGCGAAACCACCACTGTGTAGTCGTCCGGTGCCGTAACCTTAAGAGGCTTTCCATCAACGGACAGTGTGGAACGCATGCTGGTCGGAATCCTGGGGTCATAGATCACCCTTAAAGTAAACAGAACGTCGCTCGCGGTAACCGGCTGACCATCAAACCATTTGATACCGCGGCGCAGGTGAAAAGTCATCGTCTTTTCATCCTGCGAGATCTCCCAGCTCTGCGCGATGCGCGGTTGGGGAAGAAGCGTGCGATAGTTAACCTGCAGGAAACTTTCGAAGGTGTCCCCCAGTAGCCTGCCGGAGGTGGCGTCGGTCACGAGAATTGGATTGAAAGTGCGCGGGTCGTTGGGGATGGCGCTGTAAAGATTCTGTTGCGTTGCGTGATCAATCGTGGGCCGGCTCACATGGCATGCCCCCAATGCCAACGCGCACAGCAACGCCGCGACAAACTTGACCGCTCTATGGATTCGCATCGCCCAGGTTGGCTTGCTCGCCTGCCGAGGAGGGGGACAGAACGAACACCGAGTCAGGCACTTCACCGTTGATGATCGGGCGTTTGTAATGGAATGAGATGCGGCTGCGTGCCTTGGGAAAGGTCGCCTCCACCGCATAGGGAAACATCAGCCCGCCCACATCCTGGTATTCGCCGTAGCGCACTTCGTAGTCGACGGTTCCGTCAGCATCGCGCATCCGGACCAACGCAAGTTGGTCGTCCTGAAATCCCAGTTCGCGATGCGCGGAGTTCTCTACGCTCCACGAGGCGACCGTCATCACGCCCTCGCTCACGATCGCGTCGGGCGGACGCGTGGCAAGCGCGGCGGAGTCGGGAGCGATTCCCAGCAGCAGCGTCACCGCGTCGGCAGGCGCCAACGGGATCTGGATAAATTGGTTCAGGGTGTCCGCGGTGGCGGCGGCGCGGGTGAAGCGGTTTCGCGAGGGTTCAAAAATCGTCAGCTCTTTTCCGCTGGTCGCAACGATCAGCGCGACGTTGAATGCCGAAAGCGCCTCTACACGAAGGCGATCGGGGCGCTTGGCGACGATCTGTTCGCGGACCTTGGGCGGATGCCGATCCGGCGCCGAGTATTCCATCACCGCGTCGGTCTGCATCGACACCAGCGCTCGATCACGTTCCGCCACTTTCTCCGTCAACTGATGAATCAGCGTCGCGCGATCTTGCGAGAGTTCTATGGTGCCGGAGGGGGAACTGCCCGGACCCAACGACGCACAGGCCGGGAGAAGGGTCGCGAGTGCGACGATCGCGGTCAGGCGCCCGAGCGATCGCATCGCGTGTCCGGCCCAACGGCTCAATGCACCGTATTTTGCGCATGCTCGAGGACTTGCAGCTTGTCCTTGAGCCGCGCGACTTGATCAGATTCCTGCGCCTTCTTGAGCGCGTCGTTGTATTCGTGCGTGGCTTCGCGCACCTTGCCGATCTTCCGATAGGCGTCGCCGAGGTGTTCGGTGATCGTCGGATCGCTGCCGGTCAGATTGACCGCACGCTCGAGCTCATCGACGGCCTTCTTGTATTCGCCCTTCTGGTAATACACCCAGCCGAGGCTGTCGATGTAAAAGCCGTCCTCCGGCTGAACATCGAGGGCGCGCTTGATGAGCCGCTCGGCCTCTTCGAGGTTCTTGCCCTCCTCGGCATAGGTGTAGCCGACGTAGTTGAGTGCCTGAGCGTTCTTGGGGTTAAGCTCGATCGCCTTCTTCATCTCAACCATGCCCGCTTCGCGCTGCTTGTCGAGATCGAGGCAAGCCCCGAGCTTGAAATGAAAGTCATCATTGCGTGGATCGATCGCGACTATGTTCCGCGCGATCGCAATCGCGGCGGCATAATCTTTCTTCTCGGTGTACACTTCGCGCAGAAAGCCCATCAGCTCGGTGTCGTTGGGCTTGAGCTTCAAGGCCTCATTTAGCGCATCGATCGATTTGTCGTAGTGATCCTGCTTGTCGTAGATGATGGCGAGCTGGATGCGGGACTCGACATAGTGATCATCGGTCGGGGGAACCTGCTCGAACTCGGCGATCGCGCGGTTGTAGTCGTTCAACTCCATGTACACCGCGCCCAGGTAGAACCGGACCTGCATGTTGTTCGGCTCGGTCCCAAGCACCAGGTTGAACTGGGTTGCGGCCTGGTCGTAGTCGCCGTTGCGGAAGTAGAGAAGCCCGATCTTGGTCCGCGTGTCGGTCGGATTGGTCTCGATGCCTTCCAGCTGCCGCAACTCGCCCAGCGCTTCGTCGTACTTCTTCTGGCCGACATAGATTTCGGCCAGGCGTTTGCGCGCGAGCTCGTTGTTCGGATTTATCTGGATGATCTTCTTGTAGTACGCGACTGATTCTTCCGGCTTGTTCTGCAAAATCCGCAGGGTAGCGAGGTCGAGCAACACTAGTTCCTGTTCCGGATTTCGTTCCAGCGCTTGCTGGTAATAGTGATCGGCTTCATCGTACTTCTTGGCTCCTACCATCACGCGGCCCGCGTAGTAGTAGCCAAGGAACGAGCCCGGATCGAGCGCAATCAGGCTCTGAAAGGTGTTCTCCGCCTCGGTGAAATCGCCGCGCTTGGCGTACAACGTTCCCAGATAGAGGTACGCCTCCTGATTCTTGGGACTGAGCCGGAGAACTTCCTTGTAGTAGCGTTCCGCGGTCGCGTCATCCCCGAGTGCCGAGCTTATTCCGGCGGCGAGCAGGCGCGCGTCGACCGAATTAGGATTGACCTTGAGCGCCTCGTTCGCTTCCTGGAGCGCTTCTTTCAACCGGCCGTCGCGTACATAAAGAGTCGCAAGGCGGACCCGCAGCTGGGCGTTGGTTGGATCGTAGCGAACCGCGTCTTCATAACCCTTGAGCGCGCCTTCGCGATCGTTGTCGTTGTTCGCGGTCTCTGCGATCAGGAACGCGCCCATCGCCTTGGCGTCGGAGGGTATTTCGACGGCGGGCGCTCCGCCAAAATTGTTAGCATCACCGGCGCTCGCGGTTTCCGGAGTCTCCGGTGGGCGTTGCGCGGTTTGCGCACATCCCACCAAGACCACCGACGCGACCGCGAGCACGCCCACCACGCATTTGGCTGAAAATTTCATTAATTTGACGGGCGAGTCCAGAGCGTTTCTCGAACCAATTTAATAGCACTATGCCTGACTATTTGGGGAGAGCACCACCCCTACCCTTGGCGCCAAACCTCGCGGCACCCTTCCATTATACGTCTCGCATCCTCGGAATCGATATAAAAAACCCGGGTCAGGCGAAATTGTCGCCTTGCCTGCCTCCACCCCTTCGGTTAGAGCGTCTCCTTTACGGTGCCCAGTAACTCTCAATCACAACCGAACCACGAGTCTTTCTCCGGACAATCCACCCTCACCCGTCTGACGTCGCGCCGGACTCTCGGGTTCGCTTCGCTGGTGTGCCTGATGTATCTGGTCGTGAGCGGCGGGCCGTACGGAATGGAGGACGCGGTCCGTTTCGCCGGCCCGAAGCTGGCAATTCTCCTGTGTTTGATCGTGCCGTTGACCTTGAGCGTGCCGACTGCGCTGATGGCTGCGGAGCTCACGGCCCTGCGGCCCGTAGAGGGTGGATTCTACTTTTGGGTCAAAGAAGGGCTGGGCCCCTTCGCGGGCTTCGCTGAAGCTTACTTGACCATTCTCTACACCGCCGTGGACATGGCGCTCTATCCTGTCCTGTTCGCAGCGTACCTGTCGTACCTGCTCTCGCTCGGGCCTGCCGCGCAAATCGCAATGGGCGTGGGCCTGGTCTGGCTGGCGGGATTACTCAACCTCGCCGGCGTCCGCCCGGTCGGCGACGCTTCGATTGTACTGGCCACCCTACTCTTGCTGCCGTTCGTCATTTTGATCGCGCTTGGCTGGACACGTATTGCGAATTTTCAGATGCCTTCTGCGCCGCTTTTCGGGACCGATCCTCTGGGAGCACTGGGCGCCGGGTTGACGGTTATCATCTGGAACTTCGGCGGATGGGAAAATCTGAGCGTCGTCTCGGCGGAAATAGAAAACCCGCGCCGCAACTACGTCCGCGCGATCGCAGTCGCAGTTCCGCTGGTGGCCGCCGGTTACCTTCTGCCCCTGATGGTTTCTTTGAGCGGCGCCAACAACGGCGCGAACTGGCAGGAGGGCTGGTTCTCGCAGGTCGGCACTGAACTCGGCGGCCGGACGCTGGGCGGGGCGATAGCTATCGGGGGCAGCGTGATGGCGTTTGCGGTCTTTCAAGCCGCGATGCTGTGGGTCTCGCGGATGCCCTATGTGCTCGCGCGCGAGGGTTATTTGCCGGCCGCGCTTCGCGAAATATGGGCCACCACGGCGACGCCTCGAAGATCGATCATCTGGTGCTGCGTC
It encodes:
- a CDS encoding DUF2092 domain-containing protein, with protein sequence MRSLGRLTAIVALATLLPACASLGPGSSPSGTIELSQDRATLIHQLTEKVAERDRALVSMQTDAVMEYSAPDRHPPKVREQIVAKRPDRLRVEALSAFNVALIVATSGKELTIFEPSRNRFTRAAATADTLNQFIQIPLAPADAVTLLLGIAPDSAALATRPPDAIVSEGVMTVASWSVENSAHRELGFQDDQLALVRMRDADGTVDYEVRYGEYQDVGGLMFPYAVEATFPKARSRISFHYKRPIINGEVPDSVFVLSPSSAGEQANLGDANP
- a CDS encoding tetratricopeptide repeat protein, giving the protein MKFSAKCVVGVLAVASVVLVGCAQTAQRPPETPETASAGDANNFGGAPAVEIPSDAKAMGAFLIAETANNDNDREGALKGYEDAVRYDPTNAQLRVRLATLYVRDGRLKEALQEANEALKVNPNSVDARLLAAGISSALGDDATAERYYKEVLRLSPKNQEAYLYLGTLYAKRGDFTEAENTFQSLIALDPGSFLGYYYAGRVMVGAKKYDEADHYYQQALERNPEQELVLLDLATLRILQNKPEESVAYYKKIIQINPNNELARKRLAEIYVGQKKYDEALGELRQLEGIETNPTDTRTKIGLLYFRNGDYDQAATQFNLVLGTEPNNMQVRFYLGAVYMELNDYNRAIAEFEQVPPTDDHYVESRIQLAIIYDKQDHYDKSIDALNEALKLKPNDTELMGFLREVYTEKKDYAAAIAIARNIVAIDPRNDDFHFKLGACLDLDKQREAGMVEMKKAIELNPKNAQALNYVGYTYAEEGKNLEEAERLIKRALDVQPEDGFYIDSLGWVYYQKGEYKKAVDELERAVNLTGSDPTITEHLGDAYRKIGKVREATHEYNDALKKAQESDQVARLKDKLQVLEHAQNTVH
- a CDS encoding APC family permease, yielding MPSNSQSQPNHESFSGQSTLTRLTSRRTLGFASLVCLMYLVVSGGPYGMEDAVRFAGPKLAILLCLIVPLTLSVPTALMAAELTALRPVEGGFYFWVKEGLGPFAGFAEAYLTILYTAVDMALYPVLFAAYLSYLLSLGPAAQIAMGVGLVWLAGLLNLAGVRPVGDASIVLATLLLLPFVILIALGWTRIANFQMPSAPLFGTDPLGALGAGLTVIIWNFGGWENLSVVSAEIENPRRNYVRAIAVAVPLVAAGYLLPLMVSLSGANNGANWQEGWFSQVGTELGGRTLGGAIAIGGSVMAFAVFQAAMLWVSRMPYVLAREGYLPAALREIWATTATPRRSIIWCCVIFMLLVPLGFLALVVLDVFFYMAALALEMAALVKLRQLVPDREGLFTIGGGRAGLMLTVILPLLTWFATFGLAVSTGDGKRDFAIALLLALAVWPAYSLTRRRWGGPASIQEQPGYSGASTTSSKRE
- a CDS encoding ABC transporter substrate-binding protein; this translates as MRIHRAVKFVAALLCALALGACHVSRPTIDHATQQNLYSAIPNDPRTFNPILVTDATSGRLLGDTFESFLQVNYRTLLPQPRIAQSWEISQDEKTMTFHLRRGIKWFDGQPVTASDVLFTLRVIYDPRIPTSMRSTLSVDGKPLKVTAPDDYTVVVSLPHPFAPLLYALGIPIIPEHVLKPAYDAGKFNHTWGIDTPPRMIIGNGPFRITRYVPGQVVQFERNPDFWMADELSGRLPRLRGRTRLVIPDRNAAYLRFLVGQVDVYAPPPREVVDLKQQAAKLKITLSEIGPDTGSLFFCFNRNPRFFVKNGVASPKLAWFTDLNFLRAMAHALDKQGIIDLCFHGLATPAISDIPPANTIYHNPNLKDYDYDLAESARLLEAGGYHLIAPWVRVDSKGNRLEFTMTSPTGSPESNQMCVIYKQDLESLGIKVNYRPLDFNTLVEKLDTSFDWDCMLMGFTSSIDPNDGANFYLSSGNLHIWDPNQSKPATPWEAEIDEMMLKGASVMDPAKRAPYYWRVQEILHDQLAVIQTVRVTQYAAWKNSVENYYPTVWGELYRPEWIQFKVK